A window of the Cystobacter fuscus genome harbors these coding sequences:
- a CDS encoding 2,4,5-trihydroxytoluene oxygenase, with amino-acid sequence MSRLLTPHPARHPNPTVKAQALAYLMFERPDLELTERFLTDFGLRVAARTNEALFLRGTAPTPFCYVALRGNEPRFVGFGLRLGSREDLEKLAALPGASEIEPMPWPGGGERILLTDPSGFTVHAVFGMAEAAALPHRAPVRLNFADERPRINDTQRPPLSPPEVIRLGHVVLEVADYQATADWYTRHFGFIPSDVQVLPDGSPAVAFLRLDLGDRPADHHTLALAQGVVPTYSHSAYEVVDADAVGMGQRVLRDRGWRHAWGIGRHILGSQIFDYWHDPHGDKHEHYTDGDLFTADVATGVHPTSRDAMAQWGQPMPRGFTQPKLTPATLIRALRHLRRSPDLSIGKLRTLARLFG; translated from the coding sequence ATGTCGAGACTTCTGACCCCCCACCCAGCCCGTCATCCCAACCCGACGGTGAAGGCCCAGGCACTCGCCTATTTGATGTTCGAGCGTCCCGATCTCGAACTCACCGAGCGATTCCTCACTGACTTCGGCCTGCGCGTGGCGGCGCGCACGAACGAAGCGCTGTTCCTGCGCGGCACGGCCCCCACGCCGTTCTGCTATGTCGCACTCCGAGGCAACGAACCGCGCTTCGTCGGCTTCGGCCTGCGCTTGGGCTCGCGCGAGGATCTGGAAAAGCTCGCGGCGCTGCCGGGCGCCTCGGAGATCGAGCCAATGCCCTGGCCGGGCGGCGGTGAGCGCATCCTCCTGACGGATCCTTCCGGATTCACGGTGCACGCCGTGTTCGGCATGGCCGAGGCCGCGGCACTGCCGCACCGGGCGCCGGTACGGCTCAACTTCGCGGACGAGCGGCCACGCATCAACGACACGCAGCGGCCCCCCCTCTCTCCGCCGGAAGTCATCCGCCTGGGCCACGTGGTGCTCGAAGTGGCGGACTACCAGGCGACCGCCGACTGGTACACGCGGCACTTCGGCTTCATCCCCTCCGACGTGCAGGTTCTGCCGGATGGCTCGCCGGCCGTCGCCTTCCTGCGCCTGGATCTCGGCGACCGTCCGGCCGACCATCACACGCTGGCCCTGGCACAGGGCGTGGTGCCGACCTACAGCCACAGCGCCTACGAAGTCGTGGACGCGGACGCCGTCGGCATGGGGCAGCGTGTGCTGCGCGACAGGGGTTGGAGACATGCCTGGGGCATCGGCCGCCACATCCTCGGCAGCCAGATCTTCGACTACTGGCACGATCCCCACGGCGACAAGCATGAGCACTACACCGACGGCGATCTCTTCACCGCCGACGTGGCCACTGGCGTACACCCGACCTCGCGCGACGCAATGGCGCAATGGGGCCAGCCGATGCCGCGCGGCTTCACCCAACCCAAGCTCACGCCAGCGACGCTCATCCGGGCCCTGCGCCACTTGCGCCGCAGCCCGGACCTGAGCATCGGCAAGCTGCGCACACTGGCGCGTCTGTTTGGCTAG
- the rtcR gene encoding RNA repair transcriptional activator RtcR, with translation MAKTRVRETVVFGVLGTNLDAGRGPRRWDKWRPSVGLCQQEDLLVHRFELLHPPTQVELARTVEQDIQQVSPETQVRLTAVGIRNPWDLEETYGALLDYARTYPFQPEQEDYLVHITTGTHITQISLFLLVESRHIPARLVQTSPPAPGRDHGGPGTHTLIDLDLSKYDTLASRFQQEQREGLSFLKAGIDTRNAAFNRLIERIEQVATSSRAPLLLMGPTGAGKSQLARRIYQLKKARRHVSGPFVDVNCATLRGDGAMSALFGHVKGAFTGAVGDRPGLLRQANAGVLFLDEIGELGADEQAMLLRALEDKRFLPVGSDKEVESDFQLLAGTNRDLLTEVERGRFREDLLARINLWTFRLPALRERPEDILPNLLYEMDQASQALDTRVTMNKEAQAHFLRFATSAEARWSGNFRDLNAAVLRMATLAPGGRITREGVDEELERLRAAWLPTPSATQPVAEELVTRVLGKDKAEALDRFDRAQLEEVLAVCREARSLSDAGRMLFACSRAQKKSVNDADRLRKYLARFGLEWTGVQA, from the coding sequence ATGGCGAAGACGCGAGTCCGCGAGACGGTGGTGTTCGGGGTGCTGGGGACCAACCTGGATGCGGGCAGGGGGCCCCGGAGGTGGGACAAGTGGCGCCCCTCGGTGGGGCTTTGTCAGCAGGAAGATCTGCTGGTGCACCGCTTCGAGCTGCTCCATCCCCCCACCCAGGTGGAGCTGGCACGCACGGTGGAGCAGGACATCCAGCAGGTCTCCCCCGAGACGCAGGTGCGTCTGACCGCCGTGGGCATCCGCAATCCGTGGGACCTGGAGGAAACCTACGGTGCCCTGCTCGACTACGCCCGCACGTACCCCTTCCAGCCCGAGCAGGAGGACTACCTCGTGCACATCACCACGGGCACGCACATCACGCAGATCAGCTTGTTCCTCCTGGTGGAGAGCCGGCACATCCCCGCGCGGCTGGTACAGACCTCGCCTCCGGCCCCCGGCCGGGACCATGGCGGGCCGGGGACACACACCCTCATCGATCTGGATTTGTCGAAGTACGACACGCTGGCGAGCCGCTTCCAGCAGGAGCAGCGCGAGGGCCTGTCCTTCCTCAAGGCGGGCATCGACACGCGCAACGCGGCCTTCAACCGGCTCATCGAGCGTATCGAGCAGGTGGCCACGAGCTCACGCGCGCCCCTGTTGCTCATGGGGCCCACTGGAGCGGGCAAGTCACAACTCGCCCGGCGCATCTACCAGCTCAAGAAGGCGCGGCGACACGTGAGCGGCCCCTTCGTGGACGTCAACTGCGCCACCCTGCGCGGCGACGGGGCCATGTCCGCCCTCTTCGGCCACGTGAAGGGGGCCTTCACCGGCGCGGTGGGAGACCGGCCGGGGCTGTTGCGCCAGGCGAACGCGGGCGTGCTCTTCCTGGATGAAATCGGCGAGCTGGGCGCGGACGAGCAGGCCATGCTCCTGCGCGCGCTCGAGGACAAGCGCTTCCTGCCGGTGGGCTCGGACAAGGAGGTGGAGAGCGACTTCCAGCTGCTGGCGGGCACCAACCGGGATCTGCTCACCGAGGTGGAGCGCGGACGCTTCCGGGAGGATCTGCTCGCGCGCATCAACCTGTGGACCTTCCGGCTGCCCGCCTTGCGCGAGCGGCCCGAGGACATCCTCCCCAACCTCCTCTATGAGATGGATCAGGCCTCGCAGGCGCTCGACACACGCGTGACGATGAACAAGGAGGCCCAGGCCCACTTCCTGCGCTTCGCCACCTCCGCCGAGGCCCGCTGGAGCGGCAACTTCCGCGACCTCAACGCCGCCGTGCTACGCATGGCCACGCTCGCCCCCGGCGGCCGCATCACCCGCGAGGGCGTGGACGAGGAGCTGGAGCGGCTGCGCGCCGCGTGGCTCCCCACTCCGTCCGCGACCCAGCCCGTGGCGGAGGAGCTGGTGACGCGGGTGCTCGGGAAGGACAAGGCCGAGGCCCTGGACCGCTTCGACCGGGCCCAGCTCGAGGAGGTGCTCGCCGTGTGCCGCGAGGCCCGCTCCCTGTCCGACGCGGGGCGGATGCTCTTCGCCTGCTCCCGGGCACAGAAGAAGAGCGTCAACGACGCGGATCGGCTGCGCAAATACCTCGCCCGCTTCGGCCTGGAGTGGACCGGCGTACAGGCCTGA
- a CDS encoding MBL fold metallo-hydrolase → MRHSFPRLLFTLLLASCSACDTYVDSKIRQGLEQANAPVDLGPGLHLVLCGTGTPQADETHLPSCLAIVAGDQLLVFDAGEGTSRSLNLLGLHTHEVDAVFITHWHSDHFGGLDMLINDSWIYGRKTALPVYGPRGVQQVLTGLAQAYSIDLGFRAAGRPDQLRAEDAAATAHEVEPTAHGELREIYRAGDVRVSAFLVEHEPVSPALGYRIDYAGQSIVISGDTKVSPHVATAAAGADILVHEALCRTLIDRVLEVSKREGYTGQARHTEEIIHYHADTLELAKLAESAGVKTLVLTHLIPSPSNWLAEKVFERGMSEHYHGRVVVGRDRLRISLPPKP, encoded by the coding sequence ATGCGACATTCATTTCCCCGCCTACTGTTCACGTTGCTCCTGGCCAGTTGCTCCGCCTGTGATACCTACGTCGACAGCAAGATTCGTCAGGGGCTGGAGCAGGCGAACGCACCCGTAGATCTCGGTCCCGGCCTCCATCTCGTGCTGTGCGGAACCGGAACGCCACAGGCCGACGAGACGCACTTGCCTTCCTGTCTGGCGATCGTCGCCGGGGATCAACTCCTGGTCTTCGATGCGGGCGAGGGCACCAGCCGCAGTCTGAATCTGCTGGGCTTGCACACGCACGAAGTCGATGCGGTGTTCATCACCCATTGGCATTCAGATCACTTCGGGGGACTCGACATGCTCATCAACGACTCCTGGATCTACGGTCGGAAGACCGCGCTGCCGGTCTACGGGCCGCGAGGAGTCCAGCAGGTGCTCACCGGGCTCGCGCAGGCCTACAGCATCGATCTCGGCTTCCGCGCGGCCGGTCGTCCGGATCAACTGCGGGCAGAAGACGCCGCCGCCACCGCGCACGAGGTAGAACCCACCGCACACGGCGAACTCCGAGAGATCTACCGGGCGGGCGACGTTCGCGTCAGCGCCTTTCTCGTCGAGCACGAGCCCGTCTCACCAGCGTTGGGCTACCGCATCGACTACGCGGGCCAGAGCATCGTCATCTCGGGCGATACCAAGGTGTCCCCGCATGTCGCCACGGCTGCCGCGGGTGCGGACATCCTCGTCCACGAAGCCTTGTGCCGTACGCTGATTGATCGCGTGCTCGAGGTCAGCAAGCGGGAGGGTTACACCGGACAAGCCCGGCACACCGAGGAAATCATCCACTACCACGCGGACACACTCGAGCTGGCGAAGCTGGCTGAAAGCGCCGGAGTGAAGACGCTGGTCCTGACCCACTTGATTCCCAGCCCGTCGAACTGGCTCGCCGAGAAAGTCTTCGAACGCGGCATGAGCGAGCACTATCACGGACGCGTCGTGGTGGGCCGGGACCGGCTGCGCATCAGCCTGCCGCCGAAGCCCTGA
- the rtcA gene encoding RNA 3'-terminal phosphate cyclase, with the protein MVRIDGSKGEGGGQVLRTSLALALVTGTPFQMVNIRAGRSKPGLLRQHLTSVKAAAAVGDAEVEGAQLHSQELTFRPRSVKPGDYHFAVGTAGSATLVLQTVLPALLSASGPSTLVLEGGTHNPAAPPFDFLAKAYLPLVRRMGPGVEATLERPGFFPAGGGRFHVSVQPAPLVPLHLLERGNVVRRQATAMFSQVPFDVAKRELETVGRRLGWSEEERRVEELKRAPGPGNVLSLEVESEHVTEVFTSFGERGVPAESVASAVSEEARVYLEAGVPVGHHLCDQLMLLLALARGGSFRTLPLDGHARTQLETFAHFLDVKLSVNELSASVFEVGVGQSSV; encoded by the coding sequence ATGGTTCGCATTGATGGTTCGAAGGGAGAGGGCGGCGGGCAGGTGCTGCGCACGTCGCTGGCGCTGGCGCTGGTGACGGGGACGCCCTTCCAGATGGTGAATATCCGCGCGGGGCGCTCCAAGCCGGGGCTGTTGCGCCAGCACCTCACGTCGGTGAAGGCGGCGGCGGCGGTGGGGGACGCGGAGGTGGAGGGGGCGCAGCTGCACTCGCAGGAGTTGACGTTCCGACCCCGGAGCGTGAAGCCCGGGGACTACCACTTCGCGGTGGGCACGGCGGGAAGCGCCACGCTGGTGCTGCAGACGGTGTTGCCGGCGCTCTTGAGCGCGAGCGGACCGTCCACGCTGGTGTTGGAGGGGGGGACGCACAACCCGGCGGCGCCGCCGTTCGACTTCCTGGCCAAGGCGTACCTGCCGCTGGTGCGGCGGATGGGGCCGGGGGTGGAGGCCACGCTGGAGCGGCCCGGGTTCTTCCCCGCCGGGGGAGGCAGGTTCCACGTGAGCGTGCAGCCGGCGCCGCTCGTGCCCCTGCACCTGCTGGAGCGGGGGAATGTGGTGCGGCGGCAGGCCACGGCGATGTTCTCCCAGGTGCCCTTCGACGTGGCGAAGCGGGAGTTGGAGACGGTGGGGCGCAGGCTGGGCTGGAGCGAGGAGGAGCGGCGGGTGGAGGAGCTGAAGCGCGCGCCCGGGCCGGGAAACGTGTTGTCGCTGGAGGTGGAGAGCGAGCACGTCACCGAGGTGTTCACCAGCTTCGGGGAGCGGGGCGTGCCCGCGGAGTCCGTCGCCTCGGCGGTGTCGGAGGAGGCGCGGGTCTACCTGGAGGCCGGGGTCCCCGTGGGACACCATCTGTGTGATCAGCTCATGTTGCTGCTGGCGCTGGCGCGCGGCGGCTCGTTCCGGACCCTGCCGCTGGATGGACACGCTCGGACGCAGCTTGAAACGTTCGCCCACTTCCTGGACGTGAAGCTCTCGGTGAATGAGCTCTCCGCTTCGGTGTTCGAGGTGGGCGTGGGTCAATCCTCCGTCTGA
- a CDS encoding fumarylacetoacetate hydrolase family protein — protein MALNVVHFEQQGRARWGVIRENRITPVPADFTTTGDFIRGTSIGELSTLSGPSLAETEVKLLSPVTRNQQFVCQGANYRQHMIESGMDPHAKTFNMIFTKAQSCIVPANSELVKPSHVRFLDYEIELGLVLKRELNRGVVVTRTNLHEFIAGIVIVNDYSARDVQIPQMQFYKGKSYRTFGPVGPYLCLLEAQDIPQLEKLQLTLTVNGEVRQQDSTANLVFGPAETLTELSGLQDFLAGDLIATGTPAGCALSIPSPAMQRMGVLLSEKKKWELFMKAQARRTQYLKAGDVVESRIVSRDGAINLGVQRNRVVDESQGVH, from the coding sequence ATGGCATTGAATGTCGTGCACTTCGAGCAGCAGGGCCGCGCCCGGTGGGGCGTGATACGCGAGAACCGGATCACTCCGGTTCCGGCCGACTTCACGACCACGGGTGACTTCATCCGCGGCACGAGCATCGGCGAGCTCTCCACGCTTTCGGGTCCGAGCCTCGCCGAGACAGAGGTCAAGCTGCTTTCGCCGGTGACGCGCAACCAGCAGTTCGTCTGCCAGGGCGCGAACTACCGGCAGCACATGATCGAGTCTGGCATGGATCCGCACGCCAAGACCTTCAACATGATCTTCACCAAGGCACAGAGCTGCATCGTGCCCGCGAACAGCGAACTGGTGAAGCCCTCGCACGTGCGGTTCCTGGACTATGAAATCGAGCTGGGCCTGGTCCTCAAGCGAGAGCTCAACCGCGGAGTCGTGGTGACCCGGACGAACCTTCACGAGTTCATCGCCGGCATCGTCATCGTCAACGACTACTCGGCGCGCGACGTGCAGATTCCGCAGATGCAGTTCTACAAGGGGAAGAGCTACCGCACCTTTGGACCGGTCGGCCCCTACCTGTGCCTGCTGGAGGCCCAGGACATCCCTCAGCTCGAGAAGCTCCAGCTCACGCTCACGGTCAACGGAGAGGTACGGCAACAGGACTCCACCGCCAACCTCGTGTTCGGCCCGGCGGAGACGCTCACCGAGCTCTCGGGCCTGCAGGACTTCCTCGCCGGGGACTTGATCGCCACCGGGACGCCAGCCGGTTGCGCGCTCTCCATCCCCTCCCCCGCCATGCAGCGCATGGGAGTCCTGCTTTCGGAAAAGAAGAAGTGGGAGCTCTTCATGAAGGCACAGGCGCGGAGGACCCAGTACTTGAAGGCGGGCGACGTGGTCGAGTCACGCATCGTCAGCCGGGACGGCGCCATCAACCTCGGTGTGCAGCGCAACCGTGTGGTGGACGAGTCACAGGGAGTTCACTGA
- a CDS encoding TetR/AcrR family transcriptional regulator, whose translation MPKTTVPKRPPRSSQPPKPATDEPTEKEPRGARRKRETRARLLEAALRLMSERGMEGVAINEITEAADVGFGSFYNHFESKEAIYEALVDTVFEDFADALDRLTADIGDPAEVLAISVRHAIRRARREPVWGRFLVREGLSARVMSRGLGQRLLRDIQKGFAAKRFKAEDPLMTFIAVGGTVLGALSVELRSGMLDAPQSARLDSLGLMGDELPERTAAMLLRTLGLSSAEAGAISRRPLPEGEFASESVGSTSSETRTKAR comes from the coding sequence ATGCCGAAGACCACTGTCCCGAAGCGCCCGCCTCGGTCGAGCCAGCCCCCGAAACCAGCAACGGATGAGCCCACGGAGAAGGAGCCGCGCGGAGCACGCCGCAAGCGTGAGACGCGGGCGCGCCTGCTGGAGGCGGCGCTGCGGTTGATGTCCGAGCGTGGGATGGAAGGGGTCGCGATCAACGAGATCACGGAAGCCGCCGACGTCGGCTTCGGCTCGTTCTACAACCACTTCGAGTCCAAGGAGGCGATCTACGAGGCGCTGGTGGACACCGTCTTCGAGGACTTCGCCGATGCGCTCGACCGGCTCACGGCGGACATCGGCGATCCGGCGGAGGTTCTCGCGATCTCTGTCCGCCACGCCATCCGGCGCGCGCGACGCGAGCCCGTCTGGGGCCGCTTCCTGGTCCGCGAGGGGCTTTCGGCACGCGTGATGTCGCGCGGCCTCGGCCAGCGCCTGCTGCGTGACATCCAGAAAGGCTTCGCGGCCAAACGCTTCAAGGCGGAGGATCCGCTGATGACCTTCATCGCCGTCGGCGGCACCGTGCTCGGTGCGCTCTCGGTGGAACTGCGTTCCGGCATGCTCGACGCGCCGCAGTCCGCGCGGCTCGACAGCCTGGGCCTGATGGGCGATGAGTTGCCGGAGCGCACGGCCGCCATGCTGCTGCGCACGCTCGGGCTTTCCTCGGCGGAAGCGGGGGCCATCTCGCGGCGTCCACTTCCCGAGGGGGAATTCGCCTCGGAATCGGTTGGGAGCACCTCATCGGAGACGCGCACGAAGGCCAGATGA
- a CDS encoding bifunctional 3-(3-hydroxy-phenyl)propionate/3-hydroxycinnamic acid hydroxylase — MNLPSKIDVLVVGFGPVGAVVASLLGGHGVSTLVIDRSPELLTHPRAIALDNEALRILQLAGLAEDAFTTLAIPYVRMHSPYCGEFARFNTSGAIDGHPKLVTFFQPELERALRANVAPHTTVHTALGVELTELEERGETVLAKLKRSDGSTVSVEAAYVVGADGASSRVRRLIGLDFQGHTYAEDWLIVDARNVPRPIDHVEFLCDPRRPTPHMVAPGGRERWEFMLRPGESPEEIATDESIRRLLSRWGRAEDMVLERKAVYRFHARVADAFRRGRVFLAGDAAHITPPFVGQGLVAGLRDAANLAWKLAWVLRNHAAPSILDSYDTERRPHAKTMIAMARRMGRLVMPGNAAVAISTHGLMRLSRLIPPLSGYLENLGFKPRNRFARGLFVEGRTSSNLVRGGVLPQGWLRGADGSTRLSDDVFGPSLTLIGFGLDTSERLDAATRADFAASGGRVVQIRHRGQRLHRAAHGDSWEDLHEALIPGAAPFGWAALVRPDRTVLHDGPVSEVNRLVREALVLLGAPRAADAAPALPAA, encoded by the coding sequence ATGAACCTGCCCTCGAAGATTGATGTGCTGGTGGTCGGATTCGGCCCGGTGGGCGCCGTGGTGGCCAGCCTGCTCGGTGGCCATGGAGTGAGCACGCTCGTCATCGACCGCTCGCCGGAGCTGCTCACCCATCCCCGCGCCATCGCGCTCGACAACGAAGCGCTGCGCATCCTGCAGCTCGCCGGGCTCGCCGAGGACGCCTTCACCACCCTCGCGATTCCCTACGTGCGCATGCACTCGCCCTACTGCGGCGAGTTCGCGCGCTTCAACACCAGCGGTGCCATCGATGGCCACCCGAAGCTGGTCACCTTCTTCCAGCCCGAGTTGGAGCGGGCGCTGCGGGCGAACGTCGCGCCCCACACCACCGTGCACACGGCGCTGGGCGTGGAGCTGACGGAGCTCGAGGAGCGCGGCGAGACGGTCCTCGCGAAGCTGAAGCGGTCCGACGGGAGCACGGTCTCGGTGGAAGCGGCCTACGTTGTCGGCGCGGATGGAGCCAGCTCGCGAGTACGCCGGCTCATCGGGCTGGACTTCCAGGGGCACACCTACGCCGAGGACTGGCTGATCGTCGACGCGCGGAACGTGCCACGGCCGATCGACCACGTGGAGTTCCTGTGCGACCCGCGACGGCCCACACCGCACATGGTGGCGCCGGGTGGGCGCGAACGCTGGGAGTTCATGCTGCGACCGGGCGAATCGCCCGAGGAGATCGCGACCGACGAGAGCATCCGGCGCCTGCTCTCACGCTGGGGCCGGGCTGAAGACATGGTGCTCGAGCGCAAGGCCGTCTACCGCTTCCACGCGCGCGTGGCCGACGCCTTCCGCCGTGGCCGCGTGTTCCTGGCGGGCGACGCCGCCCACATCACGCCGCCCTTCGTGGGCCAGGGCCTGGTCGCGGGCCTGCGCGATGCGGCCAACCTTGCCTGGAAGCTCGCGTGGGTGCTGCGAAACCACGCCGCACCGTCGATTCTCGACAGCTACGACACCGAGCGCCGGCCGCATGCGAAGACCATGATCGCCATGGCCAGACGGATGGGCAGGCTGGTGATGCCAGGCAACGCCGCCGTCGCGATATCGACGCACGGCCTGATGAGGCTGAGCCGGCTCATACCGCCGCTGAGCGGCTACCTCGAGAATCTGGGCTTCAAACCCAGGAACCGCTTCGCGCGCGGGCTGTTCGTGGAGGGGCGCACGTCCTCGAACCTCGTCCGCGGCGGAGTGCTGCCCCAGGGATGGCTGCGCGGTGCCGATGGTTCGACGCGGTTGAGCGACGACGTGTTCGGCCCCTCGCTGACGCTGATCGGCTTCGGCCTGGACACCAGCGAGCGGCTCGACGCGGCGACACGGGCCGACTTCGCCGCTTCCGGTGGCAGGGTCGTGCAGATCCGCCATCGCGGCCAGCGCCTGCATCGAGCGGCGCACGGCGACTCCTGGGAGGACCTGCACGAAGCGCTGATTCCAGGCGCGGCCCCCTTCGGTTGGGCGGCGCTCGTACGCCCGGACCGCACCGTGCTGCACGACGGCCCGGTGAGCGAGGTGAATCGCCTCGTGCGCGAAGCACTCGTTCTGCTCGGTGCGCCACGAGCAGCCGACGCTGCCCCCGCCCTCCCCGCCGCATGA
- a CDS encoding alginate lyase family protein, which translates to MRISSTSQNHHHYNRYDVFKSRPVESDPEKWGIKNKGGHKEPERKFTDHYDKHFKPSEVSSPDKNAFAYKADPLEEVPSLDDVPSSSRAGAKDTFMPYGNALDPRNHAALRAQANTPAGKRIIAMADEALKASPDPIHGSFDPERRYVPGKDGVVNTNRDMSEINKMNKFATQMNSLNHAYAMTGDERYAEKATNLMDAWAKNMKPEFGSWQAGISSYHPLSSVFSSMTALKDYKGWEPEQKARAMKWVDTFADNAKNMHADNNNIHAWRTLFRGSAAALTGDTAGVREQANAMMKAMETQINGDGLMPKELKRTQSLHYHLYALQPMTAMAEVARSAGVDIYNTPAGQKLGKSLERVGEGLLDRGQWKYPESGNPGKGAAALYSIAASRFPQNENLKRIAESLAAREQKGDWVNKAVKGQMDDGSLNGFPIPSMYLFQ; encoded by the coding sequence ATGCGCATCTCATCCACGAGCCAGAATCATCACCACTACAACCGCTACGACGTCTTCAAGTCCCGGCCCGTGGAGAGCGATCCGGAGAAGTGGGGCATCAAGAACAAGGGCGGACACAAGGAGCCCGAGCGGAAGTTCACCGATCACTACGACAAGCACTTCAAACCGTCCGAGGTGTCTTCGCCGGACAAGAATGCTTTCGCGTACAAGGCGGATCCCCTGGAGGAGGTGCCCTCCCTGGACGACGTCCCCAGCAGTTCCCGCGCGGGTGCCAAGGACACGTTCATGCCCTATGGCAACGCGCTGGATCCGCGCAATCACGCCGCCCTGCGCGCGCAGGCCAACACCCCCGCGGGCAAGCGCATCATCGCCATGGCCGACGAGGCCCTCAAGGCCTCACCGGATCCCATCCACGGCTCGTTCGATCCGGAGCGGCGCTACGTGCCCGGCAAGGACGGCGTGGTCAACACGAACCGGGACATGTCGGAAATCAACAAGATGAACAAGTTCGCCACCCAGATGAACTCGCTCAACCATGCCTACGCCATGACCGGCGATGAGCGCTACGCCGAGAAGGCGACGAACCTCATGGACGCCTGGGCGAAGAACATGAAGCCCGAGTTCGGCTCCTGGCAGGCGGGCATCTCCAGCTACCACCCGCTCTCCTCTGTCTTCAGTTCCATGACCGCCCTCAAGGACTACAAGGGGTGGGAGCCCGAGCAGAAGGCGCGCGCCATGAAGTGGGTGGACACCTTCGCCGACAATGCCAAGAACATGCACGCGGACAACAACAACATCCACGCCTGGCGCACCCTCTTCCGGGGCTCCGCCGCCGCGCTGACGGGGGACACCGCGGGAGTGCGTGAGCAGGCCAATGCCATGATGAAGGCCATGGAGACGCAGATCAACGGCGACGGACTGATGCCCAAGGAGCTCAAGCGCACGCAGTCCCTGCACTACCACCTCTACGCGCTCCAGCCGATGACGGCCATGGCGGAGGTGGCGCGCTCGGCCGGGGTGGACATCTACAACACGCCCGCGGGCCAGAAGCTCGGCAAGAGCCTGGAGCGGGTGGGAGAGGGCCTCCTGGACCGCGGCCAGTGGAAGTACCCGGAGAGCGGCAACCCCGGCAAGGGCGCGGCGGCGCTCTACTCCATCGCCGCCTCCCGCTTCCCCCAGAACGAGAACCTCAAGCGCATCGCCGAATCCCTGGCCGCGCGCGAGCAGAAGGGCGATTGGGTGAACAAGGCCGTCAAGGGACAGATGGATGATGGCTCGCTCAACGGGTTCCCCATCCCGTCCATGTATCTCTTCCAGTGA
- a CDS encoding RtcB family protein produces the protein MRTERDYEVLTNEAGGVPIKAWTVGVPFEDEAKKQLRAMAALPFVHKWVAVMPDVHRGFGATVGSVVATAGAVIPAAVGVDIGCGMIAVRTTLRAEQLPDLLGGVRSAIERAVPHGRTDNGGRNDRGAWREAPAAHREAWGRLKPGYDAILEKHPRLGRGPDLGHLGTLGTGNHFIEVCLDEADHVWVMLHSGSRGVGNRIGSHFIELAKEDMRRFFIQLPEADLAYLPEGSEHFEDYLRAVGWAQEYAATNRELMLRSTVEALQASGELPEFSLTQAAVNCHHNYVSREHHYGKNVLVTRKGAVRAREGDLGIIPGSMGARSYIVRGKGNAESFHSCSHGAGRVMSREAAKRRFTLEDHARATEGIECRKDADVIDETPGAYKPIDAVMQAQASLVDVVHTLRQVVCVKG, from the coding sequence ATGCGGACCGAGCGCGACTACGAGGTGCTGACGAACGAGGCGGGTGGGGTGCCCATCAAGGCGTGGACGGTGGGGGTGCCGTTCGAGGACGAGGCGAAGAAGCAGCTTCGGGCGATGGCGGCCCTGCCCTTCGTGCACAAGTGGGTGGCGGTGATGCCGGACGTGCACCGCGGCTTCGGCGCGACGGTGGGCAGCGTGGTGGCGACGGCGGGCGCGGTGATTCCGGCCGCGGTGGGCGTGGATATCGGCTGCGGGATGATCGCCGTGCGCACCACGCTGCGCGCGGAGCAGTTGCCGGACTTGCTCGGCGGGGTGCGCTCGGCCATCGAGCGCGCGGTGCCGCACGGCCGCACCGACAACGGGGGTCGCAATGACCGGGGTGCCTGGAGGGAGGCGCCCGCGGCGCACCGCGAGGCCTGGGGCCGCCTGAAGCCCGGCTATGACGCCATCCTGGAGAAGCACCCGCGCCTGGGCCGGGGCCCGGACCTGGGACACCTCGGGACGCTGGGAACGGGAAACCACTTCATCGAGGTGTGTCTGGATGAGGCGGACCACGTCTGGGTGATGCTGCACAGCGGCTCGCGCGGGGTGGGCAACCGCATCGGCAGCCACTTCATCGAGCTGGCCAAGGAGGACATGCGCCGCTTCTTCATCCAGTTGCCGGAGGCGGACCTGGCGTACCTGCCCGAGGGCTCCGAGCACTTCGAGGACTACCTGCGCGCGGTGGGTTGGGCGCAGGAGTACGCGGCGACCAACCGCGAGTTGATGCTGCGCTCGACCGTGGAGGCGTTGCAGGCGAGCGGGGAGCTGCCGGAGTTCTCGCTCACGCAGGCGGCGGTGAACTGCCACCACAACTACGTGTCGCGCGAGCACCACTACGGCAAGAACGTGCTGGTGACGCGCAAGGGGGCGGTGCGGGCGCGCGAGGGCGACCTGGGCATCATCCCCGGGAGCATGGGGGCACGCTCGTACATCGTGCGTGGGAAGGGGAACGCGGAGTCCTTCCACTCGTGCAGCCACGGCGCGGGCCGGGTGATGTCGCGCGAGGCGGCCAAGCGGCGCTTCACGCTGGAGGACCACGCGCGGGCGACGGAGGGCATCGAGTGCCGCAAGGACGCGGACGTCATCGACGAGACGCCCGGGGCCTACAAGCCCATCGACGCGGTGATGCAGGCGCAGGCGAGCCTGGTCGACGTCGTCCACACGCTGCGGCAGGTGGTGTGCGTGAAGGGGTGA